A window from Malassezia japonica chromosome 1, complete sequence encodes these proteins:
- a CDS encoding uncharacterized protein (EggNog:ENOG503P317), with amino-acid sequence MASGAWKSYADTVRARTQSFFSKADAPKEAHVPSTARVPADATLVAPISESDDPHPPFPVIPEAKLQRLFPSAGHDGSSQYSCVRSALREMELAYRMDPCLVGEKSGTVRGYWALAELVRRVAVEPDTAPPKIEQGDIPLALSATQQRAPSATQRARRPYEPHDVYAAVERKDIDTIMAIRDKDFALLLGGDEARTPLEYAISLGPEYDRVSLFLAGALSRFVNQLPDQVADAGEATLSTLRKVRANLKLAIDHSLDREQTALLASYIQILVMAEGVRWIAQSTKAVAHELRAAASSDAYAPRPTHVARDIVSQFLTANLRMRRKRDQYVVAAIEDYIANAASDLVLLALWERVRGSDAPLPDYAFARDDRIATAYCEAIAGARHGGARQPQRVWTLAQRAADALDEGLRRRTAHERLEILARIVDSSIS; translated from the exons ATGGCGTCTGGGGCGTGGAAGTCGTACGCGGACACggtgcgcgcacgcacacAAAGTTTCTTTAGCAaggccgatgcgccgaaAGAGGCGCATGTGCCGTCAACGGCGCGGGTGCCGGccgacgcgacgctcgtcgcgccgatcagcgagagcgacgaTCCCCACCCCCCGTTTCCCGTCATCCCCGAGGCCAAGCTCCAGCGGCTCTTTCCCTCGGCGGGGCACGACGGCTCGAGCCAGTACTCGTGCGtacgctcggcgctgcgcgagatggAGC TCGCCTACCGCATGGACCCGTGCCTGGTCGGTGAAAAGAGCGGCACGGTGCGCGGTTACtgggcgctcgccgagctcgtgcgccgtgTTGCCGTCGAGCCCGacacggcgccgcccaagaTCGAGCAGGGCGACATTCCGCTGGCCCTCTCTgcgacgcagcagcgcgcaccgtcggctacgcagcgtgcgcggcgcccgtaCGAGCCCCACGACGTCTACGCagcggtcgagcgcaaagaTATCGACACGATCATGGCGATCCGCGACAAGGactttgcgctgctgctcggcggcgacgaggcgcgcacgccgctcgagtaCGCCATCTCGCTCGGGCCGGAGTACGACCGAGTGAGTCTGTTcctggccggcgcgctctcgcGCTTTGTGAACCAGCTCCCGGACCAGGTCGCGGACGcgggcgaggcgacgctgagcacgctgcgcaaggtaCGCGCGAACCTCAAGCTCGCGATCGACCACAgcctcgaccgcgagcaGACAGCACTCTTGGCATCCTATATCCAGATCCTCGTGATGGCCGAAGGCGTGCGCTGGATCGCGCAGTCGACCAaggccgtcgcgcacgagctgcgtgcggcggcgagcagcgacgcgtacgcgccgcggcccacgcacgtcgcgcgcgataTCGTGAGCCAGTTCCTCACCGCGAAtttgcgcatgcgccgcaagcgcgaccagtacgtcgtcgcggcgatcgaGGACTACATTGCCAACGCCGCCTCGGACCTCGTGCTCCTCGCACTGTGGGAGCGCGTGCggggcagcgacgcgccgctgccggatTATGCgtttgcgcgcgacgaccgcatCGCGACAGCCTACTgcgaggcgatcgccggggcgcggcacggcggcgctcggcagcccCAGCGCGTGTggacgctcgcgcagcgcgccgccgacgcgctcgacgagggcctccggcggcgcacggcgcatgagcgcctcgagatTCTCGCACGCATCGTAGATTCGTCTATTTCCTAG
- the LUC7 gene encoding splicing factor (COG:A; EggNog:ENOG503NVIA; BUSCO:EOG09264D7Y), translated as MGRKAEVQRVALERLMGPEVMGTADKDMHFTDPKVCRNFLCGVCPHDLFSNTKMDLGPCPQSHLPRYKELYDAAVARGESFPQITAEHQRNIHLFITDIDRKIAANRRRLDQTPEEMERSNAIMRDINEVEEAITAATAEMEKLGEQGQVEESLKELAKVDALKAERGEKEKELQVLQENSGASGHQKLRVCDVCGAYLSILDSDRRLADHFSGKMHLGYMRLRDLLTEFEQQKNSAPQQRPDAARRRSRSPV; from the exons ATGGGCAGGAAAGCggaggtgcagcgcgtggcgctcgagcgcctgatgGGCCCCGAGG TGATGGGCACCGCGGACAAGGATATGCACTTTACGGATCCCAAGGTGTGCCGCAACTTTTTGTGCGGCGTGTGCCCCCACGACCTGTTTAGCAACACG AAAATGGATCTCGGCCCGTGCCCGCAGTCGCACCTGCCGCGGTACAAGGAGCTGTAcgatgcggcggtcgcCAGAGGCGAGAGTTTCCCCCAGATCACGGCGGAGCACCAGCGGAATATCCACCTGTTCATCACAGACATTGACCGAAAGATTGCCGCAAACCGCCGGCGACTCGACCAGACGCCCGAGGAGATGGAGCGCTCCAACGCGATCATGCGTGATATCAACGAGGTCGAAGAGGCGATCACCGCGGCCACCGCCGAGATGGAGAAGCTCGGTGAGCAGGGGCAGGTCGAAGAGTCGCTcaaggagctcgccaaggtcgATGCActcaaggccgagcgcggcgagaaGGAAAAGGAGCTCCAGGTGCTCCAGGAAAACAGCGGTGCAAGTGGGCACCAAAAGCTACGTGTGTGCGACGTGTGCGGCGCCTACCTCTCGATCCTCGACTCGGACCGCCGCCTGGCCGACCACTTTAGCGGGAAAATGCACCTGGGATAcatgcgcctgcgcgacctgctcaCCGAGTTTGAGCAGCAGAAGAACAGCGCACCGCAGCAGCGcccggacgcggcgcgccgccgtagTCGCTCGCCTGTATAG